The Acidobacteriota bacterium genome has a window encoding:
- a CDS encoding TolC family protein encodes MRTTVQMELPDFTATPAVKSPAGPPAAALAPVTTEYPGDYFAPETQREQPVWPTFPTFAEALRLKVGVVLGRDLRTQFSVVNVSENVLYELSLEAAQNRALGERSEIRAARLQQRQAELQRRLRQAERLPDVSLTMGYFAPPGTAVLPRQVFGAGVAVKWEPFDWGRKRRELAETEKSLAQSDNALREAEAQVLLDVNARFRKLEEARALLRVVQIAQQAAQEKLRVASNKFKQEAALLKDVLQTQAAVADANHQYQQALLALLTARADFEKAIGE; translated from the coding sequence ATGAGAACGACGGTTCAAATGGAACTGCCCGACTTCACGGCAACGCCAGCCGTGAAGTCCCCGGCAGGGCCGCCTGCCGCGGCGTTGGCGCCCGTTACGACGGAATATCCCGGCGATTATTTCGCGCCGGAGACGCAACGTGAGCAGCCAGTCTGGCCAACTTTCCCCACCTTCGCCGAAGCGTTGCGCCTCAAAGTCGGCGTCGTGCTGGGCCGCGATCTGCGCACGCAATTCAGCGTGGTCAACGTCAGCGAAAACGTGCTGTATGAATTGAGCCTGGAGGCGGCGCAGAACCGCGCGCTCGGCGAACGCAGTGAAATCCGTGCGGCGCGCCTGCAACAGCGCCAGGCCGAGTTGCAGCGCCGTTTGCGCCAGGCCGAACGGCTGCCCGACGTGAGTTTGACCATGGGCTATTTCGCGCCGCCGGGCACGGCGGTGCTGCCGCGGCAGGTCTTCGGCGCGGGCGTGGCGGTCAAGTGGGAACCCTTCGATTGGGGCCGCAAGCGCCGCGAACTGGCCGAAACCGAAAAGAGCCTCGCGCAATCCGACAACGCCTTGCGCGAAGCCGAGGCGCAGGTGTTGCTGGACGTGAACGCGCGTTTCCGCAAGTTGGAAGAGGCGCGCGCGCTGCTGCGCGTCGTGCAAATCGCGCAACAGGCCGCGCAGGAAAAGCTGCGCGTGGCGAGCAATAAATTCAAACAGGAAGCGGCGCTGCTCAAAGACGTGTTGCAAACACAGGCCGCCGTCGCCGACGCGAATCATCAATATCAACAGGCCTTGCTGGCGTTGTTGACCGCGCGCGCC
- a CDS encoding STAS domain-containing protein, producing MQITSGKLGTILCLQLQGRLDTSMPKNFEAELLRLIAQGETHLVFDCTQVEHISTSGLRVLLRAFKQITYANGRMAFHSLNERVQRIFDLAGLTLVFRIYATREEALSGVLFTQMLPVNILNSLHPRGAGGITPARRAQ from the coding sequence ATGCAAATTACATCCGGCAAATTGGGAACGATTCTCTGCCTGCAATTGCAAGGAAGACTCGATACGAGCATGCCGAAAAACTTTGAAGCCGAGTTGTTGCGGCTGATTGCCCAGGGCGAAACGCATTTGGTCTTTGATTGCACCCAGGTCGAACACATCAGCACCAGCGGCTTGCGCGTGTTGTTGCGCGCGTTCAAACAAATCACTTATGCCAATGGGCGCATGGCCTTTCACTCTTTGAACGAGCGCGTTCAGCGCATTTTCGATTTGGCCGGCTTGACCTTGGTCTTCCGCATCTATGCGACGCGCGAAGAGGCGTTGAGCGGCGTGCTGTTCACACAGATGCTGCCGGTCAACATTTTGAACAGTCTGCATCCACGCGGCGCGGGCGGGATTACGCCAGCAAGGAGGGCGCAATGA
- a CDS encoding sugar phosphate isomerase/epimerase, with protein sequence MNRRDFIQSTVLTTTLAALHTTPAVAAKVNWPIGCFNRPWTKWSFDETLKQTKAAGYQTTGLLTTTRDEPFIGAAATPEYLTKLKARLAANSLKANMGALRSRHNIPLQESIKEVRQQLDNAKFLGLQFALTFGVDKPEEYEHYYKVMSEAAAYAQDKKIKLVMKPHGGGSGASEEILRCINAVKQPNFKIWYDAGNIIYYTGKDPIEELKPIAQHVTGFCAKDCAAVKSDVMIQFGAGKVDFAGVFKTLKAAGYKGPLMVECCKLGATPEETTANARANREFLEKVLAAV encoded by the coding sequence ATGAACCGACGCGACTTTATCCAATCCACTGTCCTGACCACGACCTTGGCGGCCTTGCACACCACGCCCGCAGTGGCCGCCAAGGTCAATTGGCCCATCGGCTGTTTCAATCGCCCCTGGACGAAATGGAGCTTTGACGAAACCTTGAAACAGACCAAAGCGGCGGGCTATCAAACCACTGGTTTGCTCACGACGACCAGAGACGAACCGTTCATCGGCGCAGCAGCTACGCCCGAATATCTGACCAAGCTGAAAGCGCGCCTCGCCGCCAACAGTTTGAAAGCGAACATGGGCGCGCTGCGTTCGCGCCACAACATCCCCCTGCAAGAATCCATCAAAGAAGTGCGCCAGCAACTCGATAACGCCAAGTTCCTGGGCCTGCAATTCGCGCTCACGTTCGGCGTGGATAAGCCGGAAGAGTACGAGCATTACTACAAGGTAATGAGCGAGGCGGCGGCTTATGCGCAGGACAAAAAGATTAAGCTGGTGATGAAACCGCACGGCGGCGGCAGTGGCGCTTCGGAAGAGATTCTGCGTTGCATCAACGCGGTCAAGCAACCCAATTTCAAAATCTGGTACGACGCGGGCAACATCATCTACTACACCGGCAAAGACCCGATTGAGGAATTGAAACCCATCGCGCAACACGTGACCGGTTTTTGCGCCAAAGATTGCGCGGCAGTCAAAAGCGACGTGATGATTCAATTCGGCGCGGGCAAAGTGGATTTCGCGGGCGTCTTCAAAACGCTGAAAGCCGCCGGATATAAAGGGCCGCTGATGGTCGAATGTTGCAAACTCGGCGCGACGCCCGAAGAGACGACCGCCAACGCGCGCGCCAATCGCGAGTTTCTGGAGAAAGTGCTGGCGGCGGTTTAA
- a CDS encoding prolyl oligopeptidase family serine peptidase: protein MRQIKFRIIATLLFVLLLALPGYAPAYAQDASQVLRTSVGFRTVKNTAQMDEATRQAVTNLEKQAQAANAAQKYGEALKHYAHGMVLMRKQEWTPRRAFETALQLKPNKLIFDPGEIAHIKVTQTFALDEPLSGKFTLTLALSQARTQPGVTTSVSAAPPPVLKELKTLKEVAADFSKELLLEAVLPQAGDGNYQLLLTLTPVEGAPIVKPASIRIERELNAKANQLKARIAAVRTDLEQRNQDVNHQELLLALPRADYTALLIDMVNDGSLPLDRVAWASEFANAHAMLDQISKGVNPLKGKRGDIPWAYNSAVDNTVQPYRLFVPAKYDAKQKWPLIVALHGMGGDENSFFNGYAKGAIKEEAEKHGYLIVCPKGRGSASMYLGAAERDVLDVLKEAKRQFNIDENRVYLMGHSMGGYGTWSVAVNNPELFAALAPISGGGIPPVVLGLKKIAHVPWIVTHGDKDPTVSVEESRKMVKAGKDLGIEIKYNEVPGGDHGSVAVPAFPEIFDWFDAHKRQPKAAVKTAGSGQ from the coding sequence ATGCGACAAATCAAATTCCGCATCATTGCCACGTTGCTTTTCGTGCTGCTGCTGGCGCTGCCTGGTTATGCCCCCGCTTACGCACAGGATGCCAGCCAAGTGTTGCGCACATCGGTCGGCTTCCGCACCGTCAAAAACACGGCGCAAATGGATGAAGCCACGCGCCAGGCCGTCACCAACCTGGAAAAGCAGGCGCAGGCTGCCAACGCCGCGCAAAAATACGGCGAGGCGCTCAAACATTACGCGCACGGCATGGTGTTGATGCGCAAACAGGAATGGACGCCGCGCCGCGCCTTTGAGACGGCGTTGCAGCTCAAGCCGAACAAGCTCATCTTCGATCCGGGCGAAATCGCGCATATCAAAGTCACGCAAACGTTCGCGCTCGATGAACCGCTGTCCGGCAAATTCACGCTCACGCTGGCGCTCTCGCAAGCGCGCACACAACCCGGTGTAACTACCAGCGTCAGCGCCGCACCGCCCCCAGTATTGAAAGAGCTGAAAACGCTCAAAGAGGTCGCGGCGGATTTCAGCAAGGAATTGCTGCTTGAAGCCGTCTTGCCGCAGGCGGGCGACGGCAATTACCAATTGCTGCTCACGCTGACGCCGGTCGAGGGCGCGCCCATCGTCAAACCGGCCAGCATTCGCATCGAGCGCGAGTTGAACGCCAAAGCGAATCAACTCAAGGCGCGCATCGCCGCCGTGCGCACCGATTTGGAGCAGCGCAATCAGGATGTCAATCATCAGGAATTGTTGCTGGCGTTACCGCGCGCCGATTACACGGCCTTGCTGATTGATATGGTCAACGACGGATCGTTGCCGCTCGACCGCGTGGCATGGGCCAGCGAATTCGCCAATGCACATGCCATGCTCGACCAGATCAGTAAGGGCGTTAATCCGCTCAAAGGCAAACGCGGCGACATCCCCTGGGCCTACAATTCGGCGGTGGATAACACGGTGCAACCCTACCGGCTCTTTGTCCCGGCCAAGTACGACGCCAAACAGAAATGGCCGCTCATCGTCGCGCTGCACGGCATGGGCGGCGACGAAAACAGCTTTTTCAACGGCTATGCCAAAGGCGCGATCAAAGAAGAGGCCGAGAAACACGGCTATCTGATTGTTTGCCCGAAAGGCCGCGGCTCGGCTTCGATGTACCTGGGCGCGGCGGAACGTGACGTACTGGACGTGCTGAAAGAGGCCAAACGCCAATTCAACATTGATGAAAATCGTGTGTATTTGATGGGGCATTCGATGGGCGGCTACGGCACCTGGTCGGTCGCGGTGAACAATCCCGAACTGTTTGCCGCACTCGCGCCAATTTCAGGCGGCGGCATTCCGCCCGTCGTGCTAGGTCTGAAAAAGATCGCGCACGTTCCCTGGATCGTGACGCACGGCGATAAAGACCCGACCGTCTCGGTCGAAGAATCACGCAAGATGGTCAAGGCGGGCAAAGACCTGGGCATTGAAATCAAATACAACGAAGTGCCCGGCGGCGATCACGGCAGCGTCGCGGTGCCCGCCTTTCCGGAAATCTTCGATTGGTTCGACGCCCACAAACGCCAGCCCAAAGCGGCGGTGAAAACGGCGGGCAGCGGGCAATAG
- a CDS encoding CHAT domain-containing protein has translation MRPDRWFLLVLFTLLFICSPAVFAQDSVAECANVLLATKDEAARAAWLAAHPAALTPALAAELLQRGEAAQKQRTHPQTEAAFAAGLAVTRRLADKAGQARCLRGLGQLQYDLARYPQAAEFYRQSLELARAAADRASESRALQGLGQVKRLLGASDEALRDYQAALALAEPLGDEKQLAGLFNGLAVVTRGMGRLDAATDYIQRALALYDRLDDKEARAGVRLNLGDILYARGLLDEALTTYQRGLALSEQLQERRLLGMFYNQLGTVELERNNLGAAQDYLEKSLPLKRAAGDQRALNYTLTNLGLLYYRLNDFNKALEYYRQAQTSQQQSGETPALAALFINIGSVYQAQGEHAAARAQYQQALQLADTLKRGDLRAEAVQHLAEIAYDSGQKVEAWSLFEQSLALTEQSGSPYKRLRAYGNLAMYYYLEDRPADALRMFERAITLTAEKKLGGELWFDYAVAGAALHSLKRLDEAHQMLDKSLALLEAMRGELGGGQLAEPRFLRHRLLPYFELMSLALTEAQPVEALAYAEQAKARVLFDLLQHGRADVSKSMTETERVEERRLNEAMSALNVQRQREQMRPQPAAARLSELDAQLAEARLAYETNQDTLFAAHPDLRVQRGMPPPFTLATAAALLPDERTALLEYVVRDHETFLFVVTRAPQPALQVFRLPLTGAQVQMRVREFRALLAARNLNFVAMSGQLYDELLKPAAALLRGKTQLVLVPDNALWELPFEALRQTGGAGKPRYLLEDFTLARAPSLTVLVEMQKLRARRGPRPHDATLLALGNPAWPATAATPATSSMGESAAALRALPTKALPQAETEVKALARLYGAAHSRIYTGAAAREDRFKAEAADADVIHLAAHGLLNDAGPLYSQIVLAQDTAGVIGPVSAGEPGNSEDGLLEAWELMKLDLRADLVVLSACETGRGAVIPGEGVLGLSWALFIAGAPTVVVSQWQVDADATTALMIEFHRQLRQASAATGTLTKAAALRTAALKLLRGPYRHPFYWAGFVAVGAAN, from the coding sequence ATGCGCCCTGACCGATGGTTCCTGCTTGTTCTGTTCACCCTGCTATTTATCTGTTCACCGGCTGTATTCGCGCAAGACAGTGTTGCCGAATGCGCCAATGTCCTGCTCGCCACTAAAGACGAAGCCGCGCGCGCGGCCTGGCTCGCCGCGCATCCCGCCGCGCTTACGCCCGCGCTCGCCGCTGAATTGTTGCAGCGCGGTGAAGCGGCGCAAAAACAACGCACCCACCCGCAAACCGAAGCTGCTTTTGCCGCCGGACTGGCCGTGACGCGGCGGCTGGCGGATAAAGCCGGACAAGCGCGCTGCCTCAGAGGGCTGGGCCAGTTGCAATACGATCTGGCGCGCTATCCACAGGCCGCCGAGTTTTACCGGCAGAGCCTCGAACTCGCGCGCGCCGCCGCCGACCGTGCGAGCGAGAGCCGGGCGTTGCAAGGGCTAGGGCAAGTCAAACGTTTGCTGGGCGCCAGTGACGAGGCCTTGCGCGATTACCAGGCCGCGCTGGCATTGGCCGAACCGCTGGGCGATGAAAAGCAACTGGCGGGTTTGTTCAACGGGCTAGCCGTCGTCACGCGCGGGATGGGGCGGCTCGACGCGGCGACAGATTACATACAACGTGCCTTGGCGCTATACGACCGGCTCGACGATAAGGAAGCCCGTGCGGGCGTGCGGCTCAACCTGGGCGACATCCTGTATGCGCGCGGCTTGCTCGACGAGGCCCTGACCACTTACCAACGCGGCTTGGCGTTGAGCGAACAATTACAGGAGCGGCGCTTGTTGGGGATGTTCTACAACCAACTTGGCACCGTCGAACTGGAACGCAACAACCTGGGCGCGGCGCAGGACTATCTGGAAAAGAGTCTGCCGCTCAAACGCGCCGCCGGCGATCAGCGCGCGCTCAATTACACGCTCACCAATCTGGGCCTGCTCTATTACCGCTTGAACGATTTCAACAAGGCGCTCGAATACTATCGTCAGGCGCAGACCAGCCAGCAACAGTCAGGCGAAACGCCCGCGCTGGCCGCCTTGTTCATCAACATCGGCAGCGTCTATCAAGCGCAAGGCGAACACGCCGCCGCGCGCGCTCAGTATCAGCAGGCGTTGCAGCTTGCCGATACGCTCAAACGCGGCGACCTGCGCGCCGAAGCCGTGCAGCATCTGGCCGAGATCGCCTACGACAGCGGGCAAAAAGTCGAAGCCTGGAGCCTGTTCGAGCAAAGCCTGGCGCTGACCGAACAATCCGGCAGTCCCTACAAACGGCTGCGCGCCTACGGCAATCTGGCGATGTATTACTATCTCGAAGACCGCCCCGCCGACGCCTTACGCATGTTCGAGCGGGCAATCACGCTGACCGCAGAAAAGAAACTGGGTGGCGAACTCTGGTTTGATTACGCCGTGGCAGGCGCTGCGCTGCATAGCCTGAAGCGCTTGGATGAAGCGCACCAGATGCTCGACAAATCGCTCGCCCTGCTCGAAGCGATGCGCGGCGAACTCGGCGGCGGCCAATTGGCCGAGCCGCGCTTTCTGCGTCACCGCCTGCTGCCTTACTTTGAATTGATGAGTCTGGCCCTCACCGAAGCGCAGCCGGTTGAGGCGCTGGCCTATGCCGAACAGGCCAAGGCGCGCGTGCTCTTTGACCTGCTACAGCACGGGCGCGCCGATGTCAGCAAGTCCATGACTGAAACTGAGCGCGTTGAAGAGCGCCGCTTGAACGAAGCCATGAGCGCGCTCAATGTGCAGCGCCAGCGCGAACAGATGCGCCCGCAACCCGCCGCCGCGCGCCTGAGCGAACTGGACGCGCAGTTGGCGGAAGCGCGGCTCGCTTATGAAACCAATCAAGACACGCTCTTCGCCGCGCATCCCGACCTGCGTGTGCAACGCGGCATGCCGCCGCCTTTCACGCTCGCCACCGCTGCTGCGCTGCTGCCTGATGAACGCACGGCGCTGCTCGAATATGTCGTGCGCGATCACGAGACGTTTCTCTTCGTCGTCACGCGCGCGCCGCAACCCGCGTTGCAAGTCTTCCGACTGCCGCTGACGGGCGCGCAGGTGCAAATGCGGGTGCGCGAGTTCCGCGCCTTGCTGGCTGCGCGCAATTTGAATTTCGTCGCCATGTCCGGGCAGCTTTACGACGAATTGCTCAAACCGGCGGCGGCGCTGTTGCGCGGCAAAACGCAACTCGTGCTCGTGCCCGACAACGCGCTTTGGGAATTGCCGTTTGAAGCCTTGCGCCAAACCGGCGGCGCGGGCAAGCCGCGTTATCTGCTCGAAGATTTCACGCTGGCCCGCGCGCCGTCGCTGACCGTGCTGGTCGAGATGCAAAAGCTGCGCGCCCGGCGTGGGCCGCGCCCGCACGACGCCACCTTGCTGGCGCTCGGCAATCCGGCTTGGCCCGCTACCGCCGCCACACCGGCAACCTCATCAATGGGCGAATCCGCCGCCGCGTTGCGCGCGCTGCCCACCAAAGCGTTGCCGCAAGCCGAGACCGAAGTGAAAGCGCTCGCGCGGCTTTACGGCGCGGCGCACAGCCGCATTTACACCGGCGCCGCCGCGCGCGAAGACCGGTTTAAGGCCGAAGCCGCCGACGCTGATGTCATTCATCTGGCGGCGCACGGGTTGCTCAACGATGCCGGGCCGCTCTATTCACAGATCGTGCTCGCGCAAGACACTGCTGGCGTAATAGGCCCGGTCAGTGCGGGCGAACCCGGCAACAGCGAAGATGGCTTGTTGGAAGCATGGGAGTTGATGAAGCTGGATTTGCGCGCCGATCTGGTCGTGCTCTCGGCTTGCGAAACCGGACGCGGCGCGGTCATTCCCGGCGAAGGCGTGCTGGGCTTGAGTTGGGCGCTCTTTATCGCGGGCGCGCCGACCGTCGTCGTCAGCCAATGGCAAGTGGATGCGGACGCGACCACCGCCTTGATGATCGAATTCCACCGGCAATTGCGCCAGGCTTCCGCCGCGACCGGCACTCTCACGAAAGCCGCCGCGTTGCGCACGGCGGCGTTGAAGCTGTTGCGCGGCCCTTATCGGCACCCGTTTTATTGGGCGGGCTTTGTCGCCGTGGGCGCGGCGAACTGA
- a CDS encoding S9 family peptidase, which translates to MKLSIKLPALLFILAALSFTALAQAKRPLTFDDLMAIKRLSEAQISPDGARVAYVVGDVDKNANRTKRGIWVVPTSGGTTQPFITSDKNDFSPHWSADGKWLAFLSTRDGAPQIYVASADGSGARKVTAAPEGVSEFIWSPNGKLFAFTTDVYPDCASFNCVAKRAEAEEKSKVKAVIADHLLYRHWTEFKRGKRSHLFVVSSEGGEPKDLTPGDFDTPPFSLGDPTAFDFAPDSSEVAFARNTEKDEAISTNNDLFIVSVNGGEPKRITTANVGSDTTPRYSPDGKWIAYRSQARNGFEADRFRLMLYDRAKGTARELSLNFDRWVEDLLWLPDSQRLIVSGQERGHEVFWSAPLNGDKFALLVKDGSNGGANVSADGKTLVFTRSSSAMPAEVFKANADGSSVMQLTTANASLLAQLDLTPAEEIEYDGAKTAVMRTAKLGKVKASSDIGPGKPSRIHGFIYKPPQFDQSKKYPMVLLIHGGPQGAWMDNWGYRWNAQMWAARGYVAVTLNPHGSTGYGQAFTEQISGEWGGAVYDDLMKGVDAVIKRGYVDPQRMGAAGGSYRGYMTNWMMGHTDRFKAFVTHAGVFSTTSMYATEELWFQEWEFKGTPWTNPELYAKWSPAAHAAKFKTPTLVVHGELDYRVPIGEGLQLFSTLQRRGVPSKLLYFPDEGHWVLKPQNSELWYKTVLGWFDQWLQPNAATASR; encoded by the coding sequence ATGAAGCTTTCGATCAAACTACCCGCTCTGCTATTTATCCTTGCCGCGCTAAGTTTCACCGCGCTGGCCCAAGCCAAACGCCCGCTCACCTTCGACGATCTGATGGCGATCAAGCGCCTGAGCGAAGCGCAGATTTCGCCCGACGGCGCGCGCGTCGCTTACGTCGTCGGCGACGTGGACAAGAACGCCAACCGCACCAAACGCGGCATCTGGGTGGTGCCGACCAGCGGCGGGACGACGCAACCGTTTATCACGTCGGACAAGAATGATTTCTCGCCGCACTGGTCTGCCGACGGCAAGTGGCTCGCCTTTCTTTCGACGCGCGATGGTGCGCCGCAGATTTACGTCGCCAGTGCCGATGGCAGTGGCGCGCGCAAAGTTACCGCTGCGCCCGAAGGCGTGAGCGAATTCATCTGGTCGCCGAATGGCAAGCTGTTCGCCTTTACGACCGATGTTTATCCCGATTGCGCGTCGTTCAATTGCGTCGCCAAACGCGCCGAGGCCGAAGAGAAATCCAAGGTCAAAGCTGTCATCGCCGATCATCTGCTTTATCGCCATTGGACAGAGTTCAAGCGTGGCAAGCGTTCGCACCTGTTCGTCGTTTCGTCAGAGGGCGGCGAGCCGAAAGATTTAACGCCGGGTGATTTCGACACGCCGCCGTTTTCGCTGGGCGATCCGACAGCTTTCGATTTCGCGCCCGATTCCAGCGAAGTCGCCTTTGCGCGCAACACCGAAAAGGACGAAGCCATCAGCACGAACAATGACCTCTTCATCGTTTCGGTCAATGGCGGCGAGCCCAAGCGCATCACGACCGCGAATGTCGGCAGCGACACGACGCCGCGTTATTCGCCCGATGGCAAATGGATCGCCTATCGTTCGCAAGCACGCAACGGCTTCGAGGCGGATCGCTTCCGCCTGATGCTGTATGACCGCGCGAAAGGCACGGCGCGCGAACTCTCGCTCAACTTTGACCGCTGGGTCGAAGACCTGTTGTGGCTGCCCGACAGCCAGCGCTTGATCGTGAGCGGGCAAGAGCGCGGGCACGAAGTGTTCTGGTCAGCCCCGCTCAACGGCGACAAGTTCGCGTTGCTGGTCAAAGACGGCTCGAATGGCGGCGCGAATGTTTCCGCCGATGGCAAGACGCTGGTCTTCACGCGTTCGAGTTCGGCCATGCCCGCCGAAGTCTTCAAGGCGAATGCCGATGGTTCCAGCGTGATGCAATTGACCACGGCCAACGCTTCGCTGCTCGCGCAACTCGACCTGACGCCCGCCGAAGAGATTGAATACGACGGCGCGAAGACAGCGGTGATGCGCACAGCCAAACTTGGCAAAGTCAAAGCCTCGTCCGACATCGGCCCTGGCAAACCGTCGCGTATTCACGGCTTTATTTACAAACCGCCGCAATTCGACCAGTCGAAAAAGTATCCGATGGTCTTGCTCATTCACGGCGGCCCGCAAGGCGCGTGGATGGACAATTGGGGCTATCGCTGGAACGCGCAGATGTGGGCCGCGCGCGGTTACGTTGCGGTCACGCTCAACCCGCACGGCTCGACCGGCTACGGCCAGGCGTTTACCGAACAGATCAGCGGCGAGTGGGGCGGCGCGGTGTATGACGACCTGATGAAAGGCGTGGATGCGGTGATCAAACGCGGCTACGTTGATCCGCAACGCATGGGCGCGGCGGGCGGTTCGTATCGCGGTTATATGACCAACTGGATGATGGGCCATACGGATCGTTTCAAAGCCTTCGTCACGCACGCCGGCGTCTTCAGCACGACGAGCATGTATGCGACCGAGGAACTCTGGTTCCAGGAATGGGAGTTCAAGGGCACGCCCTGGACGAACCCTGAGCTTTACGCCAAATGGTCGCCCGCCGCGCACGCCGCCAAATTCAAAACGCCTACGCTGGTCGTGCACGGCGAACTGGATTACCGCGTGCCCATCGGCGAAGGCTTGCAACTCTTCAGCACGCTGCAACGGCGCGGCGTCCCGTCGAAGCTGCTCTACTTCCCCGACGAAGGCCATTGGGTGCTGAAACCGCAGAACAGCGAGTTGTGGTACAAGACGGTGCTCGGCTGGTTCGATCAGTGGTTGCAGCCGAATGCGGCGACGGCATCGCGGTAG
- a CDS encoding helix-turn-helix domain-containing protein, translated as MIRNQRQYKITKAHAARFAQELAEFDERPEAHPRVHHRVIKAMKDALASQLETLEEELKEYERLRRSKPAKLKLEQLNEVPQTLIRARISSGLSQRELAARLGLKEQQIQRYEATNYETASLRRVLEVAAALTAKAA; from the coding sequence ATGATTCGGAATCAGAGACAATACAAAATCACCAAAGCGCACGCCGCGAGGTTTGCGCAAGAACTCGCCGAGTTTGATGAACGCCCGGAAGCACATCCGCGTGTTCATCATCGGGTAATCAAAGCGATGAAAGACGCGCTCGCTAGCCAACTGGAAACCCTCGAAGAAGAGTTGAAAGAGTATGAACGTTTGCGGCGCAGCAAACCCGCCAAGCTCAAACTTGAGCAACTCAATGAAGTGCCGCAGACGCTCATTCGTGCGCGCATTTCATCCGGCCTATCGCAACGTGAGCTGGCCGCGCGGCTGGGTTTGAAAGAACAACAGATTCAACGTTACGAAGCGACCAACTACGAAACCGCCAGCTTGCGGCGTGTGTTGGAAGTCGCTGCTGCGCTGACGGCCAAAGCCGCTTGA
- a CDS encoding PD40 domain-containing protein has protein sequence MKIFCLVLLALCAVPAYFSMASQPAPTPPQAVKSLVFPGEKHLANVKQLTFDGENAEAYFARDGKRLTFQRAVKGDGCDQIFSINIDGTGLKMLSNGQGKTTCSYFTPDNKSIIYASTYKADPVCPPKPDMSKGYVWALYPGFDIIKANADGSNPRVLAPAPRYDAEATIRGDGKIVFTSLRSGDLEVWTMDKNGKGLKQLTNTLGYDGGPFWSWDGKLIVYRAHHPETDKQKADYLALLKEDMIRPTTLDLWLMDENGNNKRQVTNLNKASFAPFIFPNNKRIIFSTNVNDPRGRDFDLYAVDMDGKNLERITTNDTFDGFPMFSPDGKKLVFCSNRNAAKQGDTNVFIADWVE, from the coding sequence ATGAAAATTTTCTGCCTGGTTTTGCTGGCGCTCTGTGCCGTGCCCGCCTACTTTTCCATGGCGTCGCAACCCGCCCCCACGCCGCCGCAAGCGGTCAAATCACTCGTCTTCCCCGGCGAAAAGCATCTTGCCAACGTCAAGCAATTGACCTTTGATGGCGAAAACGCCGAGGCGTATTTTGCGCGCGACGGCAAACGCTTGACCTTTCAACGCGCGGTCAAAGGTGATGGCTGCGATCAAATCTTTTCGATCAACATTGATGGCACCGGCCTGAAGATGCTCTCAAATGGGCAAGGTAAAACGACGTGTTCGTATTTCACGCCCGACAACAAATCCATCATCTACGCCTCGACCTACAAGGCTGATCCCGTGTGCCCGCCCAAACCCGATATGTCCAAGGGCTACGTCTGGGCCTTGTATCCGGGCTTCGACATCATCAAGGCCAATGCGGACGGCTCCAATCCGCGCGTGCTCGCGCCCGCGCCGCGTTACGACGCTGAAGCCACGATTCGCGGCGATGGCAAGATCGTCTTCACTTCGTTGCGCAGCGGCGATCTGGAAGTCTGGACGATGGACAAGAACGGCAAGGGCCTGAAGCAACTGACCAACACGCTCGGTTATGACGGCGGCCCGTTCTGGAGTTGGGATGGCAAGTTGATCGTCTATCGCGCGCATCATCCTGAAACCGACAAGCAGAAGGCCGATTACCTGGCCTTGCTCAAAGAAGATATGATCCGCCCGACAACGCTTGATCTGTGGCTGATGGACGAGAACGGCAACAACAAACGGCAGGTGACCAACCTCAACAAAGCTTCGTTTGCGCCGTTCATCTTCCCGAACAACAAACGCATCATTTTCTCGACCAACGTCAATGACCCGCGCGGACGCGATTTCGATCTGTACGCGGTGGATATGGACGGGAAAAATCTGGAACGCATCACGACGAACGACACCTTTGACGGCTTCCCGATGTTCTCGCCCGACGGCAAGAAGCTGGTCTTTTGCTCGAATCGCAATGCGGCGAAGCAGGGCGACACGAATGTGTTTATCGCGGATTGGGTGGAATAG